The Urbifossiella limnaea genome has a window encoding:
- a CDS encoding response regulator produces MLPPPHQPPQVVLLVDDEPMIRELGRAVLEPAGYVVHTADDGDTGVAAYAAHRPALVVMDLTMPRMSGREAFLLIRSFDPAARVLFSTGFAADDVTTLAGPVGMLPKPYRPTELLDAVRAALPTPA; encoded by the coding sequence ATGCTGCCCCCGCCGCACCAACCGCCTCAAGTCGTGCTCCTCGTGGACGACGAGCCGATGATCCGTGAACTCGGCCGGGCCGTCCTGGAGCCTGCCGGGTACGTGGTTCATACCGCCGATGACGGCGACACCGGCGTCGCGGCCTATGCCGCACACCGGCCGGCGCTGGTCGTCATGGACTTGACCATGCCGCGGATGTCTGGCCGCGAAGCGTTCCTGCTCATCCGGTCCTTCGACCCGGCGGCGCGGGTACTGTTCTCGACCGGGTTCGCGGCCGACGACGTGACCACGCTGGCCGGCCCGGTCGGGATGCTCCCCAAACCCTACCGCCCGACCGAACTGCTCGACGCAGTCCGCGCCGCACTGCCGACCCCGGCGTAG
- a CDS encoding hemolysin family protein, producing MSPATFAVLPALLAADPPGGDPVKTIVGLVAIPILVGINGFFVAAEFALVAVRRTRVEELVNQGKAGAAALMAAVTDLDRSVAACQLGITVASLALGFVSEPAIHEALHPLFAALPGGDAGLLTRVVSISVTLGLITYLHVVFGEQMPKLAALQSSERVALLIAVPINWFGRMSGPLISLMNGSSNWFLHRLGYKGSSEDGEVHTIDELRLLVEDSEEAGEIDAAEAEMVLNVFALNEKTVADSMVSWDKVIGLDVNSPPDKVMEQARLGAHTRLPVYDGTPDNVVGIVNTKDLFFLFSTHGAVLLEDALYPATFLAPGESIANAFKLFQRSHRPMAVVRDEAGKVLGLITLEDVLEEIVGELEDEHDVPVPKLKRVRRRPGTRASASAPRPKPDRPPPG from the coding sequence TTGTCACCCGCCACGTTCGCCGTTCTCCCCGCCCTCCTCGCCGCCGACCCACCCGGCGGCGACCCCGTGAAAACCATCGTCGGGCTCGTCGCCATCCCGATTCTGGTGGGTATCAACGGGTTCTTCGTCGCCGCCGAGTTCGCGCTCGTGGCCGTGCGGCGGACGCGCGTCGAGGAGCTCGTCAACCAGGGGAAGGCCGGGGCGGCAGCGCTGATGGCCGCCGTGACCGACCTGGACCGCAGCGTCGCCGCGTGCCAGCTCGGCATCACCGTCGCCAGCCTGGCCCTCGGGTTCGTCAGCGAGCCGGCCATCCACGAGGCGCTCCACCCGCTCTTCGCCGCGCTCCCCGGCGGCGACGCCGGCCTCCTCACCCGCGTCGTCTCCATCAGTGTCACGCTCGGGCTCATCACGTACCTTCACGTCGTGTTCGGCGAGCAGATGCCGAAGCTGGCCGCGCTCCAGTCCAGCGAGCGGGTGGCGCTGCTGATCGCCGTGCCGATCAACTGGTTCGGCCGGATGAGCGGGCCGCTCATCTCGCTTATGAACGGGTCGAGCAACTGGTTCCTCCACCGCCTCGGCTACAAGGGGAGCAGCGAAGACGGCGAGGTCCACACCATCGACGAGCTGCGCCTGCTGGTCGAGGACAGCGAGGAGGCCGGCGAGATCGACGCGGCCGAGGCTGAGATGGTGCTGAACGTGTTCGCCCTGAACGAGAAGACCGTCGCGGACAGCATGGTGTCGTGGGACAAGGTGATCGGCCTGGACGTGAACTCGCCGCCGGACAAGGTGATGGAGCAGGCCCGGCTCGGGGCGCACACCCGGCTGCCGGTGTACGACGGCACGCCGGACAACGTCGTCGGCATCGTCAACACGAAGGACCTGTTCTTCCTGTTCAGCACGCACGGGGCGGTGCTGCTGGAGGACGCGCTGTACCCGGCCACGTTCCTGGCCCCCGGCGAGTCGATCGCCAACGCCTTCAAGCTGTTTCAGCGGTCGCACCGGCCGATGGCCGTGGTGCGGGACGAGGCCGGAAAAGTGCTCGGCCTGATCACGTTGGAGGACGTGCTGGAGGAGATCGTGGGCGAACTGGAGGACGAGCACGACGTGCCGGTGCCGAAGCTGAAGCGCGTCCGCCGGCGGCCGGGGACGCGGGCGAGCGCGTCGGCGCCGCGGCCGAAGCCGGACCGCCCGCCGCCGGGCTGA
- a CDS encoding serine hydrolase domain-containing protein — protein MRAALVALLVAPLVLIPAPAQTPDAGKLAAIKPAMQRYVDSGDLAGAVTLVGRSNGVIHHEAVGFRDLAARDAMQADTPFRIASMTKPITAIAIMILADEGKLSPDDDLAKHLPEFANLTLAGGAKPKRAVKLRDLLTHTSGLGNYPADLGDVYGKRDRTLTETSAAVAKQPLMFEPGTKWSYCNSGIDTLGRVVEVASGKSFESFLQDRVFAPLGMADTRFYPTPADMKRVALTYGKKDGKLEAGPFGLVGLPANPKHPIPAGGLISTAADQANLYRAMLGKGQLDGKRILSEKAVAEMTRTQTGDIKTGFVDGMSFGYGWAVVKEPKGVTAMLSPGTYGHGGAFGTQGWIDPKQDVFVVLMIQRTGLANGDASPFRQTLQELAVAAVK, from the coding sequence ATGCGCGCCGCGCTCGTCGCCCTACTCGTCGCACCCCTGGTGCTGATCCCCGCGCCGGCGCAGACGCCCGACGCCGGCAAGCTCGCCGCCATCAAGCCGGCCATGCAGCGGTACGTCGATTCCGGCGACCTCGCCGGCGCCGTCACGCTCGTGGGCCGGTCGAACGGTGTGATCCATCACGAGGCCGTCGGCTTCCGCGACCTCGCCGCCCGCGACGCCATGCAGGCGGACACCCCGTTCCGCATCGCGTCCATGACCAAGCCCATCACCGCGATTGCGATCATGATCCTCGCCGACGAGGGGAAATTGTCCCCCGACGACGACCTGGCGAAGCACCTGCCCGAGTTCGCCAACCTCACGCTCGCCGGCGGCGCGAAGCCCAAGCGGGCCGTGAAGCTGCGCGACCTGCTGACGCACACGTCCGGCCTGGGCAACTACCCGGCGGACCTCGGCGACGTGTACGGCAAGCGCGACCGCACCCTGACCGAGACCAGCGCCGCAGTCGCCAAGCAGCCGCTGATGTTCGAGCCGGGCACGAAGTGGAGCTACTGCAACTCCGGCATCGACACCCTCGGCCGCGTCGTGGAGGTGGCGAGCGGCAAGTCGTTCGAGTCGTTCCTGCAGGATCGCGTGTTCGCACCGCTCGGCATGGCCGACACCCGCTTCTACCCGACGCCGGCGGACATGAAGCGCGTCGCCCTCACCTATGGGAAGAAGGACGGGAAGCTGGAGGCGGGTCCGTTCGGGCTGGTGGGCCTGCCGGCGAACCCGAAGCACCCGATCCCGGCGGGCGGCCTGATTTCGACCGCGGCCGACCAGGCGAATCTGTACCGGGCGATGCTCGGCAAGGGGCAGCTGGACGGCAAGCGAATCCTGAGCGAGAAGGCGGTCGCCGAGATGACGCGGACGCAGACGGGGGACATCAAGACGGGGTTCGTGGACGGGATGAGCTTCGGCTACGGCTGGGCGGTGGTGAAGGAGCCGAAGGGGGTGACGGCGATGCTGTCGCCGGGCACGTATGGCCACGGCGGGGCGTTCGGCACGCAGGGGTGGATCGACCCGAAGCAGGACGTGTTCGTGGTGCTGATGATCCAGCGGACCGGCCTGGCGAACGGGGACGCCTCCCCGTTCCGCCAGACGCTCCAGGAGCTGGCTGTAGCCGCGGTGAAGTGA
- a CDS encoding UbiD family decarboxylase, producing MGYPNLRACVADLERTGQLVRLPAEIDPHLDAAAVHRRVYRAGGPALLFERVRGTPFPMASNLFGTPKRARFLFRDALATVRKLVELKVDPGNFARRPWRYWDVPLAAWKLRPKFVRRGPVLAGRTTLSQLPQLKCWPMDGGPFVTLPAVYTEDPDRPGWAKSNLGMYRVQFGGNDYEPDRECGLHYQIHRGIGVHHAAAVRRGERLPVNIIVGGPPALPLAAVMPLPEGLPELAFAAAIGGRRLRLVKPGPLPMPAEADFVISGFIDPSRTRPEGPFGDHLGYYSLTHPFPVMTVDAVYHRPDAIWPFTVVGRPPQEDTSFGELIHDLTGPVIPTVIPGLHAVHAVDAAGVHPLLLAIGSERYVPYAERRKPQELLTIASAVLGQGQLSLAKYLFIAAKEDAPDLDIHDVAGFFRHVLERVDWETDLHFHTRTTIDTLDYSAGLGLNAGSKLVVAAAGPKRRELATQLPPGFALPEGFADPRVVLPGVVAVRGPVARRQETGARDQEPAGDPDVLRLCAALASASGSLSPVPCLLIVDDPDFVARSVENFVWVVFTRSDPASDVWGVGAFTHRKHWGCTGPLVIDARLKPHMPPPLEDDPAVEKRIDPLFARGGPLHRWG from the coding sequence ATGGGATACCCGAACCTGCGGGCGTGCGTCGCCGACTTAGAGCGCACGGGACAGCTCGTCCGCCTCCCGGCCGAGATCGACCCGCACCTCGACGCCGCCGCCGTCCACCGCCGCGTGTACCGGGCCGGCGGGCCGGCGCTGCTGTTCGAACGCGTCCGCGGTACGCCGTTCCCGATGGCGTCGAACCTGTTCGGTACGCCAAAGCGCGCCCGCTTCCTGTTCCGCGACGCCCTCGCCACCGTCCGCAAGCTCGTCGAGCTGAAGGTCGATCCGGGGAACTTCGCCCGCCGCCCGTGGCGCTACTGGGACGTGCCGCTCGCGGCGTGGAAGCTACGCCCGAAGTTCGTCCGCCGTGGCCCCGTGCTCGCCGGCCGCACCACGCTGTCGCAGTTGCCGCAACTCAAGTGCTGGCCGATGGACGGTGGCCCGTTCGTGACGCTGCCCGCGGTGTACACCGAAGACCCGGACCGGCCCGGCTGGGCGAAGTCGAACCTCGGCATGTACCGGGTGCAGTTCGGCGGCAACGACTACGAGCCCGACCGCGAGTGCGGCCTGCACTACCAGATTCACCGCGGCATCGGCGTCCACCACGCGGCGGCGGTGCGGCGCGGCGAGCGGCTTCCCGTGAACATCATCGTCGGCGGCCCCCCGGCACTGCCGCTGGCGGCGGTGATGCCCCTGCCGGAGGGGCTGCCTGAACTCGCCTTCGCCGCCGCGATCGGCGGGCGGCGGCTGAGGCTGGTGAAGCCCGGCCCCCTTCCGATGCCCGCGGAGGCCGACTTCGTCATCAGCGGGTTCATCGACCCGTCCCGCACCAGGCCCGAAGGCCCCTTCGGCGACCACCTCGGCTACTACAGCCTGACGCACCCGTTCCCGGTGATGACGGTGGATGCCGTGTACCACCGCCCGGACGCGATCTGGCCGTTCACCGTCGTCGGCCGGCCGCCCCAGGAGGACACGTCGTTCGGCGAACTGATCCACGACCTGACCGGCCCTGTCATCCCGACGGTGATCCCCGGCCTGCACGCGGTCCACGCCGTGGACGCGGCCGGGGTGCACCCGCTGCTCCTGGCGATCGGTAGTGAGCGGTACGTGCCTTACGCCGAGCGCCGCAAGCCGCAGGAGTTGCTGACCATCGCCAGCGCCGTGCTCGGGCAGGGGCAGCTGTCGCTGGCCAAGTATCTGTTCATCGCCGCGAAGGAGGACGCCCCCGACCTGGACATCCACGACGTGGCCGGGTTCTTCCGTCACGTCCTGGAGCGCGTCGATTGGGAGACCGACCTGCACTTCCACACGCGCACCACGATCGACACGCTGGACTACAGCGCCGGCCTGGGGCTGAACGCCGGCAGCAAGCTGGTGGTGGCCGCCGCCGGCCCGAAGCGCCGCGAGCTGGCGACGCAGTTGCCGCCCGGCTTCGCCCTGCCGGAGGGCTTCGCCGACCCGCGGGTCGTGCTGCCCGGCGTGGTAGCGGTCCGGGGACCGGTGGCCAGGAGACAGGAGACAGGAGCCAGAGACCAGGAACCGGCCGGCGACCCCGACGTGCTTCGGCTTTGCGCCGCGCTGGCTTCTGCTTCTGGTTCCCTGTCTCCTGTCCCCTGTCTCCTGATCGTGGACGATCCCGACTTCGTCGCCCGGTCCGTCGAGAACTTCGTGTGGGTGGTGTTCACCCGAAGCGATCCGGCCTCGGACGTGTGGGGAGTCGGGGCGTTCACGCATCGGAAGCACTGGGGCTGCACCGGGCCGCTGGTGATCGACGCCCGGCTGAAGCCGCACATGCCGCCGCCGCTTGAGGACGACCCTGCGGTCGAGAAGCGAATCGACCCGCTGTTCGCCCGCGGCGGCCCGCTGCATCGGTGGGGCTGA
- a CDS encoding FKBP-type peptidyl-prolyl cis-trans isomerase: MRVLSAFALAAAAVVAAGAGATAQDGAKLPPRPDLKAKDWKKLPGGVEVWDAKVGKGAEAKPGDTVTIHYTGWLTDAEGTVFDSSVKRGKTAEFPLENLIKGWQVGIPGMKVGGVRRLRIPPELAYGERARGGIPANSTLVFEIELFGTK; encoded by the coding sequence ATGCGTGTGCTGTCCGCCTTCGCCCTCGCCGCCGCGGCCGTGGTCGCCGCCGGCGCGGGGGCGACCGCCCAGGACGGGGCGAAGTTGCCGCCGCGGCCGGACCTGAAGGCGAAGGACTGGAAGAAGCTGCCGGGCGGCGTCGAGGTGTGGGACGCGAAGGTCGGCAAGGGCGCCGAGGCCAAGCCGGGCGACACGGTGACGATCCACTACACCGGCTGGCTGACCGACGCCGAGGGGACCGTGTTCGACAGCAGCGTGAAGCGGGGGAAGACGGCCGAGTTCCCGCTGGAGAACCTCATCAAGGGCTGGCAGGTGGGGATTCCGGGGATGAAGGTGGGCGGCGTCCGCCGGCTGCGCATCCCGCCGGAGCTGGCGTACGGCGAGCGGGCCCGGGGGGGCATCCCGGCGAACAGCACGCTGGTGTTCGAGATCGAGCTGTTCGGGACGAAGTAA
- a CDS encoding FKBP-type peptidyl-prolyl cis-trans isomerase: protein MEEKLKRPDLAATPWQEMKPGLKYHDEVVGAGEAVKAGGRVKVHYTGWLTDDKATIFDSSVKRNEEIEFGLGQVIAGWRDGLVGMKVGGTRVLHLAPEVAYGSRGAGGLIGPNATLVFRVELLGTK from the coding sequence ATGGAAGAGAAACTCAAGCGGCCCGACCTCGCCGCGACGCCGTGGCAGGAGATGAAGCCGGGGCTGAAGTACCACGACGAGGTCGTGGGCGCCGGCGAGGCGGTCAAGGCCGGTGGGCGGGTGAAGGTCCACTACACCGGCTGGCTGACCGACGACAAGGCCACGATCTTCGACAGCAGCGTAAAGCGGAACGAGGAAATCGAGTTTGGGCTGGGCCAGGTCATCGCGGGCTGGCGGGACGGCCTGGTGGGGATGAAGGTGGGCGGCACCCGGGTGCTGCACCTCGCCCCGGAGGTGGCCTACGGCAGCCGGGGCGCCGGCGGGCTGATCGGCCCGAACGCCACGCTCGTGTTCCGCGTCGAACTGCTGGGCACGAAGTAA
- a CDS encoding tetratricopeptide repeat protein codes for MLVRTLPAVAFAVAALAVPVAAQPPTPEQQAAQLLTTGQKAFNDANPAFAADRFREYLQKYGGNKDAHAARYGLGLALLEIQPPDYQKAVEALAPAANEKAFADQPLALYYLAAAQRGQGHKELAEAVARPNELPQRTQAANGRFTEAMKHFTLAREAFEKKPDAAWAARARCDQAEMELRLGKTKEARATTEPFAKDAAFAASKSRPLGLYYHGVASFLLTDYPAAGKSLSLLAPFEQPFGPHARYLRGRVHSAAGEKAEAAAAFDAVIAGYEKQKKDAQTALQQPDRFKSDPWEKARLEALVKNPAPDYVAGSVFYGACLGYEAGKFGEALGKFQAFVKDNPAAALKDDAQLRAGFCLVQLKQNDDALKALQPLANHPKLADQALYWLGRAHAGRAAAADPNNAQQKAQLLNEAIGVLRQASDRAGQLAGSAPDAKARRGEILLELADTHLTAKQPSDAARTYEALLNEKLLPDRAEETLERLVSALHLAGDLPASDARAAAFQQQYPQSPLLPSVLFRVAENQYARAEKAGKENNAAAAKAGFADAAKKYEALVAKFPEFERVQRARYGMALCHVAADDFEKAAEVLDRIPGPDRTGDLAAVPFVLADCLIRTAPAKAEDALQDNMLREKLGKAADMLDAFVAANPKAPEAADALVKFGYCQKRLGVQLAAGNEKNEALNKARAAFERVGREYGASPVAGNAALERAQVMALQGDKGGATNALAAFANDPLAKSPVAPLAFVSRATLLREQNQAGNAAGVMQDARNRFEGQLNGDTARRDWVHLLRYHHAVALFESNKSQEARNLFDQVTREAVQKPIGAEAGLRGGQCLVAEQKAALADAEKAKAAAKADQLAAADAKVKGAKAGLVEAAKVLERRADEFKPHQPQGEARARMLYDAAWAYKAAGADPTPAYTKLIAEFPTLSLAVDARLELAELLADAKKPDDAAKLLKDALDAEPVDKATPPDTTDRVRVRYGAALFAKKDVAGALAQFEAVAGNEKSAQRGVATYRAAECLLAAGKTEEARAKLVVFRDNGAFHNVPGVSDRAVLRLGHALSDLKQWEPSRQTFETLIGRYGDGSAWAVDARYGMGWALQNQGRFDDAVNQYAQVAQKTTDDRAGKAHLQIGLCRAAQKRWDDAGKAYSTVYYGAFPAELQAAAMVEHARVLLEQKNVAEATRLLDRVPRDLPADSPWTTAARELRQRIGKQ; via the coding sequence ATGCTCGTCCGCACACTCCCGGCCGTCGCCTTCGCTGTGGCGGCGCTCGCCGTCCCCGTCGCGGCCCAGCCGCCGACCCCCGAACAGCAGGCCGCCCAGCTGCTGACCACGGGGCAGAAGGCGTTTAACGACGCGAACCCCGCCTTCGCCGCCGACCGGTTCCGCGAGTACCTCCAGAAGTACGGCGGCAACAAGGACGCCCACGCCGCCCGCTACGGCCTCGGCCTCGCACTGCTGGAGATTCAGCCGCCCGACTACCAGAAAGCCGTCGAGGCGCTGGCCCCGGCGGCGAACGAAAAGGCGTTCGCGGACCAGCCGCTGGCGCTGTACTACCTGGCCGCCGCGCAGCGCGGACAGGGGCACAAGGAACTCGCCGAGGCCGTCGCCCGGCCGAACGAACTGCCGCAGCGCACCCAGGCCGCGAACGGCCGCTTCACCGAGGCGATGAAGCACTTCACGCTGGCGCGCGAAGCCTTCGAGAAGAAGCCGGACGCGGCGTGGGCCGCCCGCGCCCGCTGCGACCAGGCCGAGATGGAACTGCGGCTCGGCAAGACGAAGGAGGCCCGCGCCACCACCGAGCCCTTCGCCAAGGACGCCGCCTTCGCCGCGAGCAAAAGCCGGCCGCTCGGCCTGTACTACCACGGCGTCGCCAGCTTCCTCCTCACCGACTACCCCGCTGCCGGCAAGTCGCTGAGCCTGCTGGCGCCGTTCGAGCAGCCGTTCGGCCCGCACGCGCGGTACCTGCGCGGCCGGGTGCATTCCGCCGCCGGCGAGAAGGCCGAGGCCGCCGCCGCGTTCGACGCGGTCATCGCCGGCTACGAGAAGCAGAAGAAAGACGCGCAGACCGCGCTACAGCAGCCGGACCGCTTCAAGAGCGACCCGTGGGAGAAGGCCCGGCTCGAAGCGCTGGTGAAGAACCCGGCCCCGGACTACGTCGCGGGCAGCGTCTTCTACGGGGCCTGCCTCGGCTACGAGGCCGGCAAGTTCGGCGAGGCGCTCGGCAAGTTCCAGGCGTTCGTGAAGGACAACCCCGCGGCCGCGCTCAAGGACGACGCGCAGTTGCGCGCCGGCTTCTGCCTCGTGCAGCTGAAGCAGAACGACGACGCGCTGAAGGCGCTGCAGCCGCTGGCGAACCACCCGAAGCTCGCCGACCAGGCGCTGTACTGGCTCGGCAGGGCGCACGCCGGCCGGGCCGCTGCCGCCGACCCGAACAACGCCCAGCAGAAGGCGCAGCTGTTGAACGAGGCGATCGGCGTCCTCCGGCAGGCGAGCGACCGCGCCGGCCAGCTCGCCGGCTCCGCCCCCGACGCGAAGGCCCGCCGTGGCGAGATCCTGCTCGAACTCGCCGACACGCACCTGACCGCCAAGCAGCCGTCGGACGCCGCCCGCACCTACGAGGCACTGCTTAACGAGAAGCTGCTCCCCGATCGTGCCGAGGAGACGCTCGAACGCCTCGTCAGCGCGCTGCACCTGGCTGGCGACCTACCCGCCTCCGACGCCCGTGCCGCGGCGTTCCAGCAGCAGTACCCGCAGAGCCCGCTGCTGCCGTCGGTGCTGTTCCGCGTCGCGGAGAACCAGTACGCCCGCGCCGAGAAGGCCGGCAAGGAGAACAACGCCGCCGCCGCGAAGGCCGGGTTCGCCGACGCGGCCAAGAAGTACGAGGCGCTCGTCGCCAAGTTCCCGGAGTTCGAGCGGGTGCAGCGCGCCCGCTACGGCATGGCCCTGTGCCACGTGGCCGCCGACGACTTCGAGAAGGCCGCGGAAGTGCTCGACCGCATCCCCGGCCCCGACCGCACCGGCGACCTCGCGGCCGTGCCGTTCGTGCTGGCCGACTGCCTGATTCGCACCGCCCCGGCGAAGGCCGAGGACGCGCTGCAGGACAACATGCTCCGCGAGAAGCTCGGCAAGGCGGCCGACATGCTGGACGCCTTCGTGGCTGCGAACCCGAAGGCGCCCGAGGCGGCCGACGCGCTCGTGAAGTTCGGCTACTGCCAGAAGCGGCTCGGCGTCCAGCTCGCCGCCGGGAACGAGAAGAACGAAGCGCTGAACAAAGCCCGCGCCGCGTTCGAGCGTGTCGGCCGCGAGTACGGGGCGTCGCCCGTCGCCGGGAACGCGGCGCTGGAGCGGGCGCAGGTGATGGCGTTGCAGGGCGACAAGGGCGGGGCCACGAACGCGCTGGCCGCGTTCGCCAACGACCCGCTGGCCAAGTCGCCGGTGGCGCCGCTGGCGTTCGTGTCGCGGGCCACGCTGCTCCGCGAGCAGAACCAGGCCGGCAACGCCGCCGGCGTGATGCAGGACGCCCGCAACCGCTTCGAGGGCCAGCTCAACGGCGACACCGCCCGGCGCGACTGGGTGCATCTGCTTCGCTATCACCACGCGGTGGCGCTGTTCGAGAGCAACAAGTCGCAGGAGGCGCGGAACCTGTTCGACCAGGTGACGCGCGAGGCCGTGCAGAAGCCGATCGGAGCCGAGGCCGGGCTCCGCGGCGGCCAGTGCCTCGTGGCCGAACAGAAGGCGGCGCTGGCGGACGCCGAGAAGGCCAAGGCCGCGGCAAAGGCCGACCAGCTGGCCGCGGCCGACGCCAAGGTGAAGGGCGCGAAGGCGGGGCTCGTGGAAGCGGCGAAGGTGCTGGAGCGGCGGGCCGACGAGTTCAAGCCGCACCAGCCGCAGGGCGAGGCCCGCGCCCGGATGCTGTACGACGCCGCGTGGGCCTACAAGGCCGCGGGCGCCGACCCGACGCCGGCCTACACGAAGCTCATCGCCGAGTTCCCGACGCTGTCGCTCGCCGTGGACGCGAGGCTAGAACTGGCCGAGTTGCTGGCCGACGCCAAGAAGCCCGACGACGCGGCGAAGCTGCTCAAGGACGCGCTCGACGCCGAGCCGGTCGACAAGGCGACGCCGCCGGACACGACCGACCGCGTGCGGGTGCGCTACGGCGCGGCGCTGTTCGCCAAGAAGGACGTGGCCGGGGCGCTGGCGCAGTTCGAGGCCGTGGCCGGGAACGAGAAGTCGGCGCAGCGCGGCGTGGCGACCTACCGCGCCGCGGAGTGCCTGCTCGCGGCCGGCAAGACGGAGGAGGCACGGGCGAAGCTCGTCGTCTTCCGCGACAACGGGGCGTTCCACAACGTGCCGGGCGTCAGCGACCGGGCCGTCCTGCGGCTCGGCCACGCCCTCAGCGACCTGAAACAGTGGGAGCCGAGCCGGCAGACGTTCGAGACGCTGATCGGCCGCTACGGCGACGGCAGCGCGTGGGCCGTGGACGCCCGTTACGGCATGGGCTGGGCGCTGCAGAACCAGGGCCGCTTCGACGACGCCGTGAACCAGTACGCCCAGGTGGCCCAGAAGACGACGGACGACCGGGCCGGCAAGGCGCACCTTCAGATCGGCCTGTGCCGCGCCGCGCAGAAGCGGTGGGACGACGCCGGGAAGGCGTACTCGACGGTGTACTACGGGGCGTTCCCGGCGGAGTTGCAGGCGGCGGCGATGGTCGAGCACGCGCGGGTGCTGCTGGAGCAGAAGAACGTCGCGGAGGCGACGCGACTGTTGGACCGGGTGCCGCGCGACCTGCCGGCGGACAGCCCGTGGACGACCGCGGCGCGGGAACTGCGGCAGCGGATCGGGAAGCAGTAA
- a CDS encoding endonuclease V, whose amino-acid sequence MLIACVDVDYRTRGAVAAALWFRGWAAAVAECEAVRPFSEIAAYEPGAFYRRELPCLLGVLALGPRPDVVVVDGYVWLGGDTPGLGGHLHAVHGGVVVGVAKTRFASATAVEVCRGASRSPLYVTAAGVEATVAAGWVAAMHGPYRVPTLLKQVDALARGAPVDADPGAA is encoded by the coding sequence TTGCTGATCGCGTGCGTGGACGTGGACTACCGCACCCGCGGGGCGGTCGCGGCCGCATTGTGGTTCCGCGGGTGGGCCGCGGCCGTGGCCGAGTGCGAAGCCGTACGCCCCTTCAGCGAGATTGCAGCCTACGAGCCGGGGGCGTTCTACCGCCGCGAGTTGCCGTGCCTGCTCGGCGTCCTCGCCCTCGGCCCGCGACCCGACGTTGTCGTCGTTGACGGGTACGTCTGGCTCGGCGGCGATACGCCCGGCCTCGGCGGGCACCTTCACGCGGTTCACGGCGGCGTGGTGGTCGGCGTCGCCAAGACCCGGTTCGCGTCGGCCACGGCCGTGGAGGTCTGTCGCGGGGCGAGCCGGTCGCCACTATACGTGACCGCCGCGGGTGTCGAAGCGACAGTCGCCGCCGGGTGGGTGGCCGCGATGCACGGCCCATACCGCGTCCCGACACTTCTCAAGCAGGTGGACGCGCTGGCCCGCGGGGCGCCGGTTGACGCCGACCCGGGGGCCGCGTAA